The Huiozyma naganishii CBS 8797 chromosome 3, complete genome genome contains a region encoding:
- the SBH1 gene encoding Arf family guanine nucleotide exchange factor SBH1 (similar to Saccharomyces cerevisiae SBH2 (YER019C-A) and SBH1 (YER087C-B); ancestral locus Anc_7.369), translating into MSSTPPGGQRTLQKRRQAQTAKDKQAKQTPTSARTAGHGGSSNSILKIYTDEANGLRVDPLVVLFLAVGFIFSVVALHVISKVTGKLF; encoded by the coding sequence ATGTCTTCAACCCCTCCAGGTGGCCAACGTACTCtacagaagagaagacAAGCCCAGACTGCAAAGGATAAACAGGCCAAGCAGACACCAACTTCCGCGAGAACCGCTGGTCATGGGGGTTCTTCTAACTCCATCCTGAAGATCTACACGGATGAGGCCAATGGGCTGAGAGTGGACCCATTGGTGGTTCTGTTCCTAGCTGTCGGCTTCATTTTCTCCGTTGTTGCTCTGCATGTCATTTCCAAGGTTACTGGTAAACTTTTTTAA
- the ILV1 gene encoding threonine ammonia-lyase ILV1 (similar to Saccharomyces cerevisiae ILV1 (YER086W); ancestral locus Anc_7.367): MSSTALLRATPLALALPRGATATALRLTVKSTGRLFHQQLSPSLVKLHSELKLDELQTDNTPDYVRLVLRSSVYDVIDESPMSHGVGLSSRLNTNVQLKREDLLPVFSFKLRGAYNMMAKLDDTQKNQGVIACSAGNHAQGVAFAAKHLDIPATIVMPVSTPSIKYQNVSRLGSQVVLYGNDFDEAKAECTKLSKERGLTNIPPFDHPYVIAGQGTVAMEILRQVHIANKIGAVFVPVGGGGLVAGVGAYLKRIAPHIKIIGVETFDASTLYTSLQRGRRTSLPSVGTFADGTSVKLIGEETFRISQDVVDEVVLVNTDEICAAVKDIFEDTRSIVEPSGALAVAGMKKYITHLHPEIDHSKHTYVPILSGANMNFDRLRFVSERAVLGEGKEVFLLVTIPDVPGSFKKLQKIIHPRAVTEFSYRYNEHRHESTSDVPKAFIYTSFSVVDREKEIKQVVQQLHSIGFEAVDISDNELAKSHGRYLVGGASKVPNEKIISFEFPERPGALTKFLQGLSESWNLTIFHYRNHGADIGKVLAGVSVPPKENLTFQKFLEDLGYKYCDETDNMVYQKLLKY, encoded by the coding sequence ATGTCCAGTACTGCTCTGTTGCGGGCAACCCCCCTGGCGCTGGCCCTGCCGCGCGGTGCAACGGCCACCGCGCTGCGTCTAACGGTTAAATCCACCGGAAGACTGTTCCACCAACAACTGTCCCCCTCGTTGGTGAAACTGCACTCAGAATTGAAGCTGGATGAACTGCAGACGGATAACACGCCAGATTACGTGCGTCTCGTGCTTAGATCATCTGTCTATGACGTTATAGACGAATCACCAATGTCCCACGGTGTCGGACTCTCATCGCGTCTCAACACAAACGTTCAACTGAAGAGAGAGGATCTGCTGCCTgtgttctccttcaaattGCGTGGTGCTTACAACATGATGGCGAAATTGGACGATACACAGAAAAACCAAGGTGTCATCGCTTGTTCTGCTGGTAACCACGCACAAGGTGTTGCCTTTGCTGCCAAACATTTGGATATCCCAGCGACAATCGTCATGCCCGTGTCCACCCCATCGATCAAATACCAAAACGTCTCCAGGTTGGGGTCCCAAGTCGTGCTATACGGTAACGACTTCGACGAGGCCAAAGCAGAGTGTACTAAACTGTCAAAGGAACGCGGTCTAACGAACATCCCACCGTTCGACCACCCATACGTCATTGCTGGTCAAGGTACAGTCGCCATGGAGATATTGAGACAGGTCCACATTGCAAACAAGATTGGCGCAGTCTTTGTCCCCGTCGGTGGCGGCGGACTTGTCGCCGGTGTAGGTGCCTACTTGAAGAGAATCGCACCTCATATCAAAATCATCGGTGTTGAAACTTTCGATGCGTCCACTTTATACACGTCTTTGCAAAGGGGAAGGAGAACATCATTGCCATCAGTGGGTACTTTCGCAGATGGTACTTCAGTTAAATTGATCGGTGAGGAAACTTTTAGAATTTCTCAAGACGTCGTCGATGAAGTCGTATTGGTAAACACGGACGAAATTTGTGCCGCGGTAAAGGACATTTTCGAGGATACAAGGAGTATCGTCGAACCTTCAGGTGCGTTGGCTGTGGCAGGTATGAAGAAGTACATCACGCACTTACACCCAGAGATTGATCACTCCAAACACACTTACGTGCCAATCCTGTCAGGTGCCAACATGAACTTCGACAGACTGAGGTTTGTGTCCGAACGTGCCGTCCTCGGTGAGGGCAAAGAGGTGTTTTTGTTGGTCACCATCCCAGACGTGCCAGGATCGTTTAAGAAATTGCAGAAGATTATTCACCCAAGAGCGGTTACCGAATTCTCGTACCGTTACAACGAACACCGTCACGAATCGACAAGCGATGTGCCAAAGGCATTCATCTACACCTCGTTCAGCGTGGTCGACCGCgagaaagagatcaagcAGGTCGTGCAGCAATTGCACAGTATCGGCTTCGAAGCTGTCGACATATCTGACAACGAACTAGCAAAGTCTCATGGGAGATATTTGGTAGGAGGCGCATCCAAGGTTCCTAACGAAAAAATCATTTCATTCGAGTTCCCAGAGAGACCGGGTGCCCTGACGAAGTTTTTACAAGGGTTGAGTGAGTCATGGAACCTAACTATATTCCATTATAGAAATCACGGTGCCGATATCGGGAAAGTGCTGGCTGGTGTGTCTGTTCCACCAAAGGAAAACTTGACTTTCCAAAAGTTCTTAGAAGACTTGGGATACAAGTACTGTGATGAAACAGATAACATGGTTTACCAAAAGCTACTGAAATACTGA
- the DOT6 gene encoding Dot6p (similar to Saccharomyces cerevisiae YBL054W and DOT6 (YER088C); ancestral locus Anc_7.372) has translation MTVPDFNAVRPGVALAPRTDTLHTATNTFFDHTTDTQDNTPCKSRLPIMNFEATGNSGVATTNSETVPSEPLNFTARDIAQESAQEDPSKKNPSSWDPMDDILLRHLKEVKKMGWKEIAQYFVNRTPNACQFRWRRLKSGNLKSNRTALVDVTEFPGEIKILNPMANVASDSDSTPTVSNRKRKTTTTKKTGPVQTDKYALPSVPGGNNGFMPPVANAANSQQFTPLAPLNPQTIPTDGYPMCVPGHYNLPASQVQSFFSPRNSVVMAPGPEESQSFAKPRSYSHSTVKPLHSFPMNHVPNHINTTGIVEAEGDNVGYVPKVFVKSRRASAIPPVITPESSMLSSQSFTNALNTTLNSTKSRKNSVVNGWSRRSSFNVNSSTSSRRSSIIIAPNSLSNSFSNGQLHKPSSKQRRESVIKPHKQTAPNMSSHNLFPNSYSFVDMPDRVQGQTQAASWSIEEDQLLQENRTRNLSLSELSVLLPKRSDMDIQFRINVLKSQEAVSSSSNSPSPPSTAQQHQKTPLHQSEYLSPSQSPRRSLILDHAADNAIDDDEETVFEVDEDYRRKTCDLSTNRSASSQSSKDISPTTFSNEDTNSVSSTVTSQGGNVKIQDYSHIIGAPRRSMHENNHNMQLPSINTILQSMR, from the coding sequence ATGACCGTTCCTGATTTCAACGCTGTTCGTCCCGGGGTAGCATTGGCCCCGAGGACTGACACACTGCACACAGCCACGAACACATTCTTTGATCATACTACCGATACACAAGATAATACACCCTGCAAGTCCCGCTTACCCATCATGAATTTTGAAGCAACAGGAAACTCTGGTGTTGCAACAACCAACTCGGAAACTGTCCCCAGCGAACCGCTGAACTTCACGGCGCGTGATATTGCACAGGAGAGTGCACAGGAGGATCCAAGCAAGAAGAACCCGTCCTCGTGGGACCCGATGGACGATATTTTGCTGAGACACCTGAAAGAGGTTAAGAAGATGGGCTGGAAAGAAATCGCACAGTACTTCGTAAACAGGACTCCGAACGCGTGCCAGTTCAGGTGGAGGAGGCTCAAATCAGGGAATTTGAAGTCCAACAGAACCGCGCTCGTAGATGTAACTGAATTTCCAGGTGAAATTAAGATTCTCAACCCGATGGCAAACGTGGCCTCAGACTCGGATAGCACTCCCACTGTCAGCAacagaaagaggaaaacaacaactacaaaaaaGACTGGCCCCGTTCAGACAGATAAATATGCCCTGCCATCGGTCCCAGGGGGGAACAACGGGTTTATGCCACCAGTCGCGAACGCTGCAAACAGTCAGCAGTTTACACCTCTGGCGCCACTAAATCCACAAACTATCCCTACTGATGGGTACCCAATGTGTGTGCCCGGCCACTACAATCTGCCAGCTTCACAGGTGCAAAGCTTCTTTTCCCCAAGAAACTCAGTGGTTATGGCACCGGGTCCTGAGGAATCTCAATCCTTCGCTAAACCAAGGTCATATTCCCACTCTACTGTAAAACCACTGCATTCGTTCCCCATGAACCATGTGCCCAATCACATCAATACGACGGGTATTGTAGAAGCTGAAGGGGATAATGTGGGCTACGTACCAAAGGTGTTCGTCAAATCCAGACGTGCATCCGCGATACCGCCTGTAATCACTCCAGAAAGCTCGATGCTGTCCAGCCAGTCGTTCACCAACGCCTTGAACACCACTCTGAACAGCACTAAATCCAGGAAAAACTCCGTTGTCAATGGCTGGTCCAGAAGATCCTCATTCAACGTAAACAGCTCCAcctcttcaagaagatccTCCATTATTATTGCTCCGAACTCACTGTCCAACTCGTTCAGCAACGGACAACTGCATAAACCTTCCTCTAAGCAAAGAAGGGAGTCGGTAATCAAACCGCACAAACAAACAGCACCAAACATGAGCAGTCATAACTTGTTCCCAAACTCGTACAGTTTTGTTGACATGCCAGATAGAGTCCAGGGACAAACACAAGCAGCCTCATGGTCTATCGAGGAGGACCAACTCCTACAGGAGAATAGGACGAGAAACTTGTCACTTTCCGAATTGTCCGTGTTGCTGCCAAAGAGGTCCGACATGGATATACAATTCAGAATCAACGTTTTGAAATCCCAGGAGGCCGTTTCCTCATCTTCCAACTCTCCAAGCCCACCAAGTACAGCCCAGCAACATCAAAAGACGCCACTGCATCAGTCAGAATACCTCTCGCCAAGCCAATCACCAAGGAGATCGCTTATCTTGGATCATGCAGCTGACAACGCAATagatgacgacgaagagaCCGTGTTTGAAGTCGATGAGGATTACCGACGGAAGACATGCGACCTATCAACGAACAGGTCTGCATCGTCGCAATCGTCCAAGGATATTTCACCAACAACATTTTCGAACGAAGATACGAATTCCGTGTCCAGTACCGTGACAAGCCAGGGGGGGAATGTCAAAATCCAGGATTATTCGCATATTATCGGTGCTCCCAGAAGAAGTATGCACGAAAATAACCACAACATGCAACTACCGAGCATCAACACGATATTGCAATCAATGCGCTGA
- the PAR32 gene encoding Par32p (similar to Saccharomyces cerevisiae YDL173W; ancestral locus Anc_7.362), giving the protein MSYRISTGRGGAGNICSSSEKVSPKIIAQGSQTPSILQPVYSTGRGGAGNMRRNVDPKVTRRAQDVDVSSDGGAGAAAEDTILEDEDFIGAPTAGDEDFIPPLTNEDLYEEQGNNGIANVLNTVRSTLSPIGSNVTASRNHRRSSGGHSSSVETVRENADAAADAAIAFERDDVEQEQSRLLARTTSRDRSRKHHHQKKLLKSRRESNSGKPPPPIVIGRGGAGNIVSPITSTRSGGSAGARSKTKRTNNNNNNDNNIPEGDKKKNKKGIFSSIINIFA; this is encoded by the coding sequence ATGTCGTACAGGATTAGCACGGGGAGAGGCGGGGCAGGGAACATATGCAGTAgtagtgagaaagtgtcGCCCAAGATCATCGCGCAGGGGTCTCAGACGCCAAGTATCTTGCAGCCCGTGTATTCCACAGGGCGTGGTGGCGCGGGGAACATGAGGAGGAATGTGGATCCGAAAGTGACGAGGCGAGCTCAGGATGTGGATGTGTCCTCGGATGGCGGTGCcggtgctgctgctgaggATACAATCTTGGAGGATGAGGATTTTATTGGGGCACCGACCGCGGGGGATGAGGATTTTATACCGCCGCTGACGAACGAGGATCTGTACGAGGAGCAGGGGAATAATGGGATCGCAAACGTGCTGAATACAGTGAGGTCGACGTTGTCGCCCATCGGTAGTAACGTCACCGCGTCGAGGAATCACAGGCGGTCGAGTGGTGGACACTCGTCATCCGTGGAAACGGTGAGGGAAAACGCGGACGCTGCTGCCGATGCCGCTATCGCTTTTGAAAGAGACGATGTGGAGCAGGAACAAAGCAGACTGCTAGCGAGAACAACTTCAAGGGACCGTAGTAGgaaacaccaccaccagaagaagttgcTGAAGAGCAGGAGGGAGTCCAACTCGGGGAagccaccaccaccgatCGTCATTGGCCGCGGCGGCGCAGGGAACATCGTGTCCCCAATAACCAGCACAAGGTCAGGAGGTTCAGCAGGTGCAAGATCcaaaacgaaaaggacaaacaacaacaacaacaatgaTAATAACATTCCAGAGggggacaagaagaaaaacaagaaggGCATCTTCTCCTCAATAATAAATATATTCGCATAA
- the DLD1 gene encoding D-lactate dehydrogenase (similar to Saccharomyces cerevisiae DLD1 (YDL174C); ancestral locus Anc_7.364) has product MTLGIALRTPLRRPWSRSSLQVLRVRLPSGSRGYVTGGQSPPSRSWGKAVVVAGAAGCLGYLLSQSKEFKRWEKYVVAHESAEVKELIGHKHQIINDQSVTKLEELEPLRYNTDQKEIAELVRKLKAVLENNEDNFTHSPGELEQHSDSDFNTHHPTPQQRPLIVLFPHTTDQVSQIVALCHEYNVPIVPFSGGTSLEGHYLPTRNPTISIDISKYMNNIIKFDKTDLDVTVQGGLPWEDLQDFLNDQGLLFGCDPGPGAQIAGCVANSCSGTKAYRYGTMKENVLNLTVVLPDGSIVRTKRRPKKSSAGYNLNGLFTGSEGTLGIVTEVTLKTHVKPRFETVVVVSFPSIADAAACSSSITQAGINVNAMELLDDNMMHLINVNDATPRNDWLETSTIFFKIGGTTQTVIDELVGEMKKISHLNHAQKFEFAADEEAKEELWEARKVALWSVLDQGKLKSPGARIWTTDVAVPISKFAKVIQETKEEMDKSGLINAIVGHAGDGNFHAFIVYTNKDELERVKKIVGHMVHRALYAEGTCTGEHGVGIGKRTYLHDELGDTPIDLMRRIKIAIDPKRIMNPDKIFPIDPEEPESIVSE; this is encoded by the coding sequence ATGACTCTAGGAATTGCGTTGAGGACGCCCCTGCGTCGTCCCTGGTCGCGGAGTAGTTTACAGGTGCTACGGGTACGTCTTCCATCAGGGTCGCGAGGGTACGTCACCGGTGGGCAGAGTCCCCCCTCTAGGAGTTGGGGGAAGGCGGTCGTTGTCGCTGGTGCGGCTGGGTGTCTAGGGTATTTGCTGTCACAGTCGAAGGAGTTTAAACGGTGGGAAAAGTATGTGGTCGCTCATGAGAGCGCTGAAGTGAAGGAACTTATTGGCCATAAACACCAGATTATTAATGATCAATCTGTTACGAAATTGGAGGAGTTGGAACCCCTGAGGTACAACACCGATCAAAAGGAGATTGCAGAACTTGTTCGAAAGTTGAAAGCTGTACTGGAGAACAACGAGGATAATTTCACTCATTCACCTGGGGAACTAGAACAGCATTCGGATAGTGACTTCAACACACACCACCCTACCCCGCAACAGAGACCCCTTATCGTATTATTCCCACACACCACAGATCAAGTGTCCCAGATCGTCGCTCTATGTCACGAGTACAACGTGCCCATCGTACCGTTTTCAGGTGGTACGTCTCTCGAGGGGCACTACTTGCCCACGAGAAACCCTACAATATCCATTGATATCTCGAAATACAtgaacaacatcatcaaattCGATAAGACAGACCTCGACGTCACGGTGCAAGGCGGGCTCCCCTGGGAGGACCTCCAagatttcttgaacgatCAAGGGTTGCTGTTCGGGTGTGACCCGGGACCCGGCGCACAGATCGCTGGGTGTGTGGCGAACTCGTGTTCGGGGACAAAGGCATACCGTTACGGGACAATGAAGGAAAACGTACTCAATCTTACCGTTGTGCTCCCCGATGGGTCTATTGTACGGACGAAAAGACGCCCCAAGAAATCCAGTGCAGGGTACAACTTGAACGGTTTATTCACAGGGAGTGAGGGCACATTGGGGATAGTCACGGAGGTCACGTTGAAGACACACGTGAAGCCGCGGTTCGAGACCGTTGTGGTCGTTTCCTTCCCCAGCATCGCTGACGCGGCCGCTTGTTCGAGTAGCATCACTCAGGCGGGGATCAACGTCAACGCGATGGAATTGCTCGACGACAACATGATGCACCTGATCAACGTGAACGACGCGACCCCAAGAAACGACTGGTTAGAGACGTCCacgatcttcttcaagatcggCGGCACGACGCAGACGGTCATTGACGAGCTTGTCGGTgagatgaagaagatctcACACTTGAACCACGCGCAGAAATTCGAGTTTGCAGCTGACGAGGAGGCCAAGGAGGAACTCTGGGAGGCGCGGAAAGTCGCTCTGTGGTCTGTTCTCGATCAGGGGAAACTCAAGTCCCCTGGGGCACGTATCTGGACCACTGACGTTGCTGTACCCATCTCTAAATTTGCTAAAGTGATCCAAGAGACGAAGGAGGAAATGGACAAGAGTGGGTTGATTAATGCAATTGTCGGGCACGCTGGGGACGGGAATTTCCACGCGTTCATTGTGTACACGAACAAAGACGAACTCGAGAGGGTCAAGAAAATAGTGGGACATATGGTCCACAGGGCCCTGTACGCTGAGGGTACATGTACTGGGGAGCATGGGGTCGGTATTGGTAAGAGAACGTACCTGCACGACGAGTTGGGGGACACGCCGATAGACCTCATGAGAAGAATCAAGATAGCCATTGACCCAAAGCGGATAATGAACCCAGACAAGATATTCCCGATTGATCCGGAAGAGCCCGAGTCCATCGTTTCCGAATGA